A genomic stretch from Plasmodium brasilianum strain Bolivian I chromosome 9, whole genome shotgun sequence includes:
- a CDS encoding nucleic acid binding protein translates to MSGLVTNLNIESGYFNDELKEEPNESNFMYVNISMLIRAYKKDRHKLTILNKKLNLIKIVGFVLNIEEKKEFIVYTIDDTTGYIKAKLLLTYSFSNYNEKNDDIKVNDIIQIFGICNTVSINEDLSISISSINKLNSFNYLCHHHLLVFYNYLKYIEDEKKKPIEDEKSENDGEGNPSSVQNNENPFFNSFFY, encoded by the coding sequence ATGTCTGGTTTAGTAACAAATTTAAACATTGAGAGCGGATATTTTAATGATGAGTTAAAAGAAGAACCAAATGAATCTAATTTCATGTATGTTAATATTAGTATGCTAATTCGAGCATACAAGAAAGACAGACATAAATTAAcgattttaaataaaaaattaaacctTATTAAAATAGTTGGGTTTGTACTTaatatagaagaaaaaaaagaatttatagtTTACACAATTGATGACACAACAGGATATATTAAAGCAAAATTACTTCTAACATATTCTTTTagtaattataatgaaaaaaatgatgatattAAAGTTAATGATATAATACAGATATTTGGTATCTGTAACACTGTTAGTATTAACGAAGATTTAAGTATTTCCATAAGTTCaattaacaaattaaattcgtttaattatttatgtcaTCATCATTTATtagtattttataattatttaaaatatatagaggatgagaaaaaaaaacccATAGAAGATGAAAAATCAGAAAATGATGGGGAAGGAAATCCTTCCAGTGttcaaaataatgaaaatcctttttttaattccttcttttattaa
- a CDS encoding hypothetical protein (conserved Plasmodium protein) — MSNTVHEEQYNILLVESFEHHLHILDNNEISDKDVKLCSLSVIYEKLLEFFNVCNEGEKEKFCIFFCHYLLHPLNKWISEEFDEYRNVALNIYFLIEKNLNDKLLDVILFKTEKNDDSFLLICTNRLKEDENKKIVEDKEEIRLKILQFLYKIVVRHNNIDETTLPNILNIYVYLENILMALSILIKDPFPLIKKLTCELLCELNFEEERKEFNHIYRSLLKNMLANIIFRQNDVRELILKCLKKLMRFESNRDFLNDSSECLKKLCTNKSSNVVLEIANCVEVWSLNIKDLNDCEKAKLVFIILLCINSNVSSYLNERCYQVLQKITHLSKELKDDQREVCISENEYFGKLIYSEDLEMGKHGGGKKKVSSRIINDDEEKTHISIRNELSNQKDDLKKKDACFEKGEIKTHKQFFANMNKLFYVPPSFHNTLCSDIHPLFGSIKKELFCEIMNNEKCSWSEGKEEYASIITMFLLYTSYDVFYFIKHIISFVYKSISLFKYIDYPTTPVLIDDLSMRGEEIFQNTLDKYCYEYESLVYLSKFIYLIITCGYLMPIQTFLLEIAQILLGDSNIQNVLTSFYEFNDISSNNMKSGSTNGKIKCKDGSSKVGSNMSKKEYIFLNSNYHKYLQKVYHRGLFEKNNDLLIESENSSSNPFHPPFLSDKEMQDVFSIKRGDEYTCKDKNEEEKKEKMDDINNKAEYSQKFKRAFYKSGNTTLNELDQVESCINNEYCDLSILYENKKIILMMLSQFLAGYYIRKKDLSRRNKLVEEHINFVLFIINENMNYGNIDSFPYILIIIKHLLYLMGKECKNYSNILFHFLIILQSDNRFCSNKDINKLIEKIEYYSEKKRFNFYNYEYTYFIQNAQSNIIDFNDFHNFKYNINILHILLCNISEEVIMEQSTYLMNFIATVNHELKPLIKSEFLLFLNLFCSKNLFPTFFFKNSHDILKNVLLPLCTWRSGLNEAQTRKGALFCIKTMFVKKLVHENIFQQNNALIESLVCVVKSTIDDTWNNDNREIGIQIYGQIAKNINNNNILLVILNTLIKLLDDTNKPIRKCSAVAMYGLFQNKSLILPDDSCEHIFPILLLHMDDDCSNFSKTIYQILSIAKNFNNAIFLKHAKDSSENTIHAKSYKEELMR; from the exons ATGAGTAATACTGTACACGAAGAACAGTACAACATTTTGCTCGTTGAAAGCTTTGAACATCATTTACACATTTtagataataatgaaatatctGATAAGGATGTAAAATTATGTTCTTTGAGTGTAATATATGAGAAATTATTAGAATTTTTCAATGTTTGCAATGAgggagaaaaagaaaagttttgtatttttttttgccacTATTTGTTACACCCTTTAAACAAATGGATTAGTGAAGAATTTGACGAATACAGGAATGTTGctcttaatatttattttttaattgaaaaaaatctCAACGATAAGTTACTAGATGTCATTTTATTCAAAAccgaaaaaaatgatgacagttttcttcttatatgcacaaataggttaaaagaagatgaaaataaaaaaattgttgaaGATAAAGAGGAAATAAGACTAAAAATactacaatttttatataaaattgtagtaagacataataatatagatgAAACAACGCTTCCAAAcatattgaatatatatgtttaccttgagaatattttaatggcattatcaattttaattaaagatCCTTTTCCACTAATTAAAAAGCTTACGTGCGAGCTGTTATGTGAACTGAATTTTGAGGAAGAACGAAAAGAGTTTAATCAC ATATATAGAAGTCtgctaaaaaatatgttagcTAACATAATCTTCAGGCAGAATGATGTGAGAGAG cTAATTTTAAagtgtttaaaaaaattgatgcGCTTTGAAAGCAATAGAGACTTCCTCAATGATTCGTCAGAATGTTTAAAGAAATTATGTACGAACAAATCAAGCAATGTTGTGTTAGAAATTGCAAATTGCGTTGAAGTGTGGAGTTTAAACATAAAAGATTTAAATGATTGTGAAAAGGCAAAATTAGTATTTATTATCCTTTTGTGTATTAATTCAAATGTGTCTTCATATTTGAATGAACGATGCTACCAAgttttgcaaaaaataaCACATTTGTCAAAGGAATTGAAAGATGATCAGAGAGAGGTATGTATTAgtgaaaatgaatattttggaaaattaatatatagtgAAGACCTGGAAATGGGCAAACATGggggggggaaaaaaaaagtaagttCAAGAATAATCAACGATGACGAGGAAAAAACGCATATTAGTATTAGAAACGAGCTGTCCAATCAAAAAGatgatttgaaaaaaaaagacgcATGTTTCGAAAAGGGTGAAATTAAAACACATAAGCAATTTTTTGCTAATATGAACAAACTATTTTATGTACCTCCCAGTTTTCATAACACACTATGCTCCGATATTCACCCCCTTTTTGGAAGCATAAAGAAAGAACTATTTTGtgaaattatgaacaatgaAAAATGTTCTTGGAGTGAAGGAAAAGAAGAATATGCAAGTATTATAACTATGTTTTTATTGTACACTTCATAtgatgttttttattttattaaacatattataagCTTTGTTTACAAATCGATAtccttatttaaatatatagacTATCCAACAACACCTGTGCTAATAGATGATTTGTCCATGCGAGGAGAAGAAATTTTCCAAAACACACTGGATAAGTATTGTTATGAATATGAATCATTAgtatatttaagtaaatttatttacttaataATAACTTGTGGGTATTTAATGCCTATACAAACATTTCTTTTAGAAATAGCACAAATACTCCTAGGTGATAGtaatattcaaaatgtaTTAACAAGTTTTTACGAATTTAATGACATTTCATCGAATAATATGAAATCGGGTAGTACCAacggaaaaattaaatgtaaagaTGGTAGTTCTAAAGTAGGAAGTAATATGTCCaagaaagaatatatttttctgaaTTCAAACTATCATAAATATCTACAAAAAGTGTACCATAGAGgtctttttgaaaaaaataatgatttaCTTATAGAAAGTGAAAACAGTAGTAGTAACCCTTTTCACCCACCCTTCTTATCTGACAAAGAAATGCAAGATGTGTTTTCTATCAAACGGGGAGATGAATACACATGTAAGGATAAAAATgaggaggaaaaaaaggaaaaaatggacGACATAAACAATAAAGCAGAATATAGTCAGAAGTTCAAACGtgctttttataaaagtggGAATACCACATTAAACGAATTAGATCAAGTTGAATCTTGCATTAACAATGAATATTGTGATCTTTCAATACTCtatgaaaataagaaaattattcttatGATGTTATCTCAATTTTTAGCTGGTTACtatataaggaaaaaggaCTTATCAAGGAGAAATAAACTAGTTGAGGAACacataaattttgttttatttataataaatgaaaatatgaattatggAAATATAGATTCCtttccatatattttaataataataaaacatttattatacCTAATGGGGAAGGAATGcaaaaattatagtaatatcttatttcattttttaattattctcCAGTCAGACAATCGTTTTTGTTCAAACAAAGacataaacaaattaattgaaaaaatagaatactacagtgaaaaaaaaagatttaatttttataattacgagtacacatattttatacaaaatgcTCAAAGCAATATAATAGATTTTAATGATTtccataattttaaatataatataaacattttacaCATACTACTATGTAATATAAGTGAAGAAGTTATTATGGAGCAGTCAACTTATTTAATGAACTTCATTGCAACAGTAAATCATGAATTAAAACCATTAATCAAATCTGaatttctattatttctaaatttattttgttctaaaaatttatttcctacttttttttttaaaaattcacatgatatattgaaaaatgtTCTCTTACCATTATGTACATGGAGAAGTGGATTAAACGAAGCTCAAACGAGGAAAGGagctttattttgtataaaaaccatgtttgtaaaaaaattagttcacgaaaatatatttcagcAAAATAATGCATTAATTGAAAGTTTAGTATGCGTCGTTAAGTCAACAATTGATGATACATGGAATAATGATAATAGAGAAATAggtatacaaatatatggacaaattgcaaaaaatataaataataataatattttacttgtTATATTGAACACCTTAATTAAGCTTTTAGACGACACAAATAAACCTATCCGTAAGTGCTCAGCAGTTGCTATGTATGggctttttcaaaataaatccCTAATATTACCAGATGATTCCTGTGAAcatatttttcctattttgttACTACATATGGATGATGACTGTTCCAATTTTAGCAAAACTATTTATCAAATTTTATCAATagctaaaaattttaataacgcaatttttttaaag CACGCAAAGGACTCTTCTGAGAACACAATACATGCAAAATCATATAAAGAAGAACTGATGAGATGA
- a CDS encoding ATPase: MKRKSVFIKKNVIKSQNTLDKFGIFKKVNAVKNENDESVGKVKKKNVEEAKMNNIATVRIKKEISEEDDNENINNNVIKNENNDIESQSIRVKVKYEDKVTKEKVDDRDIIVNENKDTKREKGKVDDWDVNKDKEKNTVKKNENHINENIMPLHKIYEPIYKEDYINEIRSKRNPLLTKVLEEDLNFNLILCGPAGSGKSSLVNVIKNKTSNLFISLFHLNNLNNELRKIYDQSIINYKLSKRKTILCIKDINRLNKNQQENVLLILKKGYFYLLATCLFNPMNILNASISSRCLYLYLNPYDKIELALIIKRVINKLNVDIENSALNIIINHSCGDARVAINIIDFAIQNMKREELKEKEKEKEMERGKEIEKGKEVEKEVGKDVGKEVGKDVGKEVGKMEKDIGKYMEKILNSQEPEEEIKKNDIIKKQIKLRDYNETLHNSTDSQSSKKVIQLKNIKNFLQNFPSNDNKLDHYNFISGLHKSIRAGNIKAAILYLTKSLKNGEDPLYICRRLIRIASEDIGLANHDVLSICINTHYACKAIGMPECQTALIYAVIVLCKSSKSNYIYVVENNAKQICNEYSFDVPFHLRNTSNKYIYTNQPEILTFEEHLNKYKDVQKYLPDYIENLELLPEL, encoded by the coding sequence atgaagagaaaatctgtatttataaaaaaaaatgtaataaagtCTCAAAATACTTTGGATAAATTtggtatttttaaaaaggtgaatgcagtaaaaaatgaaaatgacgAAAGTGTAGGGAAagtaaagaagaaaaatgtagAAGAGGCAAAAATGAATAACATCGCAACAGTtaggataaaaaaagaaatatcaGAAGAAGAcgataatgaaaatataaataataatgttattaaGAATGAGAATAATGATATCGAAAGTCAATCAATTAGAGTTAAGGTAAAATATGAAGATAAGGttacaaaagaaaaagttgATGATCGAGATATTATagttaatgaaaataaagatacTAAACGTGAAAAGGGAAAAGTAGATGATTGGGATGTAAACAaagataaggaaaaaaatactgttaagaaaaatgaaaaccatataaatgaaaatattatgccattacataaaatatatgaaccaatatataaagaagattatataaatgaaataagaaGTAAAAGAAATCCATTATTAACAAAAGTGTTAGAGGAAgacttaaattttaatttgattTTATGTGGACCTGCTGGTTCTGGAAAATCATCCTTAGTAAATgttatcaaaaataaaactagtaatttatttatatcgctatttcatttaaataatttaaataatgaattaagaaaaatatatgatcagtctataataaattataagttatcaaaaaggaaaactattttatgtataaaagatattaatagattaaataaaaatcaacaagaaaatgtattattaattttaaaaaaagggtaTTTTTACCTACTGGCAACTTGTTTATTCAATccaatgaatattttaaatgcatCTATAAGTTCGcgatgtttatatttatacctGAACCCGTAtgataaaatagaattagccttaattataaaaagagtcataaataaattaaacgtAGATATAGAAAACAGTGCTTTAAACATCATTATTAATCATTCCTGTGGGGACGCACGTGTAGCGATAAATATCATCGATTTTGCTATACAGAATATGAAGCGTGAAGAATTAAaggagaaagaaaaagaaaaggaaatggaaagaggaaaagaaatagaaaaaggaaaggaaGTAGAAAAAGAAGTAGGAAAAGATGTAGGAAAAGAAGTAGGAAAAGATGTAGGAAAAGAAGTaggaaaaatggaaaaagacattggaaaatatatggaaaaaatactCAATTCACAAGAACCTgaggaagaaataaaaaaaaatgatataataaaaaaacagatAAAATTAAGGGATTACAATGAAACATTACATAATTCTACAGACTCTCAAAGTAGCAAGAAAGtcatacaattaaaaaatataaaaaattttttacagaATTTTCCATCAAATGATAACAAGTTAGATcattacaattttatttcagGTTTACATAAAAGTATAAGAGCAGGAAATATAAAAGCtgctattttatatttaaccaAATCGCTAAAAAATGGGGAAGatcctttatatatatgtagaagaTTAATTAGAATAGCTTCAGAAGATATTGGTTTGGCTAACCATGATGTTTTatctatatgtattaatactCATTATGCATGTAAGGCTATAGGGATGCCTGAATGTCAGACAGCATTAATATATGCTGTTATTGTTTTGTGTAAATCTTCAAAGAgtaattatatttacgtTGTTGAAAATAACGCCAAACAAATATGTAATGAATATAGTTTCGATGTCCCATTTCATTTAAGAAACACATCAAACAAATATATCTACACAAATCAGCCTGAAATTTTAACCTTCGAGGAGcacttaaataaatacaaggACGTTCAAAAGTATTTGCCTGACTATATAGAAAACCTGGAACTTTTGCCTGAACTGTGA
- a CDS encoding hypothetical protein (conserved Plasmodium protein), translated as MINIYNYFSRYNELKRILQNYNVHERVKLNMSCRTYSVIIGKYNKSDKRKFVISSAKIKKGLKTDFIKRNFIYGNKKKKEEENIYLNKIFSKEKDKSSLFGKNNEIIETNNVSNIFVKELLNERNIYYMYMYQYVLIELLKYNNLFINVLHSDCVIAYIIYSFYKIKSTKGDVSNGGSLNARVTTASMCQGAIARASTTNGKRENVYMEKLGKKKKEKKVDNNDKNNNSDNHNYKKNDNDNDDKKKNFFYPHNSTLFIGCSKEKTLALYETIIKLKSADISTYIISNEKSIDNIKKNFFLYNIIVLNIENLNDSCDLGILLEQINFVVVDDVYEIYKKKKSVMLKKIMKYCKEKQERQERGNMVQILLINKLFDGWVVNDMIQYLKNIKYKIIFEKNMNEISSSPKKFNRFSGVTDDICYNPFHYFDLRGYRKNICKHMSINAPLNDDKKFLILFYLLNINKDRKILIYYNKNDIYAFYCFINSYIPCVFISNTYNRSCKNNIVSTLRRSSDYILITNDINIRKIYQVDANLYIHYTFHESVCSYVDVLSDNIIMTEDNPVALGVQNGSSILDKNEESNIEKSSSSSTNEDIVESVLFYNSKKENKEYETLNSLLNFTNYSLPSLRILKNNFLNFLIEEIKNVVIEDHKHIEEAKKIYEKYGHSFISASLYYIQKKKVFLKNFKKKIYTNITFIVEKNILLNTKSKMINFLNELLNFKKNVGDINFFIQNYLYCKRGYILSVPEDIYNIIHKNKNISVNKEKYAAVCMYILYNNYERHFRTTHAKKGECRSKKSIRRFKKRLNIKKEKSEISKLKKWMESSFTVSARNAKKKTSVISDII; from the exons atgataaatatatataattatttttctcgttataatgaattaaaaagaattttacaaaattataatgttCATGAAAGggttaaattaaatatgtcATGTCGTACCTACAGTGTAATTATtggaaaatataacaaaagtGATAAGAGAAAGTTCGTTATATCATCAGcgaaaataaagaaaggaTTAAAAActgattttataaaaagaaactttatatatggtaataaaaaaaaaaaagaggaagaaaatatttacttgaataaaattttttcaaaggaaaaagacaaaagtagtttatttggaaaaaataacgaaattATAGAAACGAATAATGTAAGTAATATTTTCGTAAAAGAGTTGttaaatgaaagaaatatatattatatgtacatgtatcaATATGTGTTAATTGAGTTGTTAAAGTATAACaatctttttataaatgtactgCATTCAGACTGTGTGATAGcttacattatttattctttttataaaataaaatctaCAAAAGGGGATGTTTCAAATGGTGGGTCATTAAACGCGCGTGTTACTACAGCTTCAATGTGTCAAGGAGCCATTGCAAGGGCTAGCACGACAAACGgtaaaagagaaaatgtatatatggaaaagttaggaaaaaaaaaaaaagaaaaaaaagtagacaACAACGATAAGAACAACAATAGCGACAACCACAACTATAAGAAAAACGATAACGATAATGacgacaaaaaaaaaaattttttttaccctcATAACTCTACCCTTTTCATTGGCTGCTCAAAAGAGAAAACACTAGCACTGTACGAGACcataataaaactaaaaagtGCCGACATATCAACATACATAATATCGAACGAGAAAAGCATtgataatataaagaaaaatttttttttatataatattattgtctTAAAcatagaaaatttaaatgactCCTGCGATTTGGGTATTCTATTGGAgcaaataaattttgttgTGGTAGATGatgtatatgaaatatataaaaaaaaaaaaagtgttatgttaaaaaaaattatgaaatattgTAAAGAAAAGCAGGAAAGGCAAGAAAGAGGTAATATGGTGCagattcttttaataaataaattatttgatgGATGGGTTGTCAATGATATGATacagtatttaaaaaatataaaatacaaaattatttttgaaaagaatATGAATGAAATATCTTCTTCCCCAAAGAAGTTTAACCGTTTTAGCGGAGTTACTGATGATATTTGTTACAACCCTTTTCACTATTTCGATTTGAGGGGATACAGGAAAAACATTTGTAAGCATATGAGTATTAATGCACCTTTAAACGAcgacaaaaaatttttaatattattttatttgttaaatataaacaaagacagaaaaatattaatttattacaataaaaatgatatatatgcttTCTACTGTTTTATCAATTCGTACATTCCATGTGTGTTCATATCAAATACCTACAACAGgtcatgtaaaaataatatagtgaGTACATTGCGCAGATCAAGTGACTATATCTTAATTactaatgatataaatataagaaaaatttatcaaGTGGATGcaaatttgtatatacacTATACCTTTCACGAAAGCGTATGTTCATATGTCGATGTATTATcagataatattataatgacAGAAGACAATCCAGTAGCGCTAGGAGTACAAAATGGAAGTAGTATTCtggataaaaatgaagagagTAACATAGAAAAGAGCAGCAGTAGCAGTACCAATGAGGATATTGTTGAGTCTGTCTTATTTTACAAcagcaaaaaagaaaataaagaatatgaAACGTTGAACAGTCTGTTgaattttacaaattattCTTTGCCCTCATTAAGAatccttaaaaataattttctcaattttttaattgaagaaataaagaatgTTGTTATCGAAGATCACAAACATATAGAAGAggctaaaaaaatatatgaaaaatacgGGCACTCTTTTATTTCTGcttctttatattatatacaaaagaagaaagtttttttgaaaaatttcaaaaaaaaaatttatactaatataacttttattgtagaaaaaaatattcttttaaatacgaaaagtaaaatgattaattttttaaatgaattattaaattttaaaaaaaatgttggggatataaacttttttattcaaaattacTTGTATTGTAAAAGAGGGTATATCTTATCAGTTCctgaagatatatataacattatacataaaaataaaaacatcagtgtaaataaagagaaatacGCAGCTGtctgtatgtatatattgtataataattatgaaagaCACTTTAGAACTACCCATGCTAAGAAGGGCGAATGCAGATCGAAGAAGTCGATCag gAGGTTTAAGAAAAGGTtgaacataaaaaaggaaaaatcgGAAATAAGCAAACTCAAAAAATGGATGGAGTCTAGCTTCACAGTAAGTGCAAGAAATGCAAAGAAAAAGACAAGTGTAATATCTGACATAATCTGA
- a CDS encoding RNA transcription, which produces MNSLGRKLKLMNYENIDIGKDDFYHMVLKLEEEKIRLYKPKEREKINYMKEKNYVEHILKYLKKLNINTTNINKSNINDAEVRTYILNNLTTLALIDDYKDLIHFDNHEDDDNDNANVENRETHNALNVSEKNNEINSKHKDETKDITLVNFFELNYLNCRDKEEQMTRIITLNVLTEKINDIFKANNIPLLECNNNSNNSNNYNRLHDIISALHLIKEKLKDKKKIYNADYENLFNFNITVSNNNLKDFVYIIKYIFNEVLKERKTHIKNILNEIQILTYNPVIDIKQGKVGR; this is translated from the coding sequence atgaattCTCTGGGAAGAAAACTGAAGCTAatgaattatgaaaatatcgATATTGGAAAAGACGATTTTTATCATATGGTATTAAAACttgaagaggaaaaaattcGTCTGTATAAACCAAAGGagagagaaaaaattaattatatgaaggaaaaaaattatgttgaacatatattaaaatatttaaaaaagttaaatattaacacaactaatattaataaatcgAATATTAATGATGCAGAAGTTAGGACGTACATTTTGAACAACTTGACAACATTAGCTTTAATTGATGATTATAAggatttaattcattttgaTAATCATGAAgatgatgataatgataatgcaAATGTAGAAAATCGTGAAACACACAATGCCTTAAATGTgtctgaaaaaaataatgagatCAACTCAAAACATAAAGATGAAACAAAGGATATCACtttagtaaattttttcGAATTGAATTATCTTAATTGTCGTGATAAGGAAGAACAAATGACACGAATTATTACATTGAATGTATTaactgaaaaaattaatgatatatttaaagcGAATAATATACCACTACTAgaatgtaataataacagtaataatagtaataactaTAACCGTTTACATGATATCATATCTGCGTTGCACTTAATAAAGGAAAAGttgaaagataaaaaaaaaatatataatgcagattacgaaaatttatttaattttaacattaCCGTTtcgaataataatttaaaagattttGTTTacatcataaaatatatttttaatgaagtATTAAAGGAGAGGAAaacacatataaaaaatattcttaatgaaatacaaatattaacCTATAACCCAGTCATCGATATAAAACAGGGCAAAGTTGGAAGATGA